One Polynucleobacter sp. SHI8 genomic window, ATATGCTCATGTTGTCGATGAAAAACAATGGGATCAGTGGATTGATCTATTTGTAGAAAACTGTACATACAAAATACAGCCAAGAGAAAACTTTGATCGAGGATTTCCACTTTGTACTTTAGCAATGCTCTCCAAGGGAATGCTAAAAGATCGTGCTTACGGCATTTCAGAGACCTTATTTCATGACCCGTATTACCAACGTCATATCATTGGCATACCACTCATCCACAAAGTTGAGAATGAAGTTATTTTTTGTGAATCAAATTATTCTGTATTTCGAACCAAACTCAGCCAAGAAACAACGGTATTTAATGTGGGTCGTTATATCGATGAACTACAAATCACAAAGAATGGTTTAAAAATACGTTCTAGGCTATGTGTCTATGATTCAGAAATGATTCCAAACTCGATCATTTACCCAATCTAAACACCTAAG contains:
- a CDS encoding aromatic-ring-hydroxylating dioxygenase subunit beta, encoding MIDYIQQVTHLNALYAHVVDEKQWDQWIDLFVENCTYKIQPRENFDRGFPLCTLAMLSKGMLKDRAYGISETLFHDPYYQRHIIGIPLIHKVENEVIFCESNYSVFRTKLSQETTVFNVGRYIDELQITKNGLKIRSRLCVYDSEMIPNSIIYPI